Below is a window of Mycolicibacterium chitae DNA.
GTCCAGTGCAAACTCAGCGTCGCCCCGGCCACGGGAGTTCCTTGTGCGCGTTGCTCACTCACGTGCCCCACCATACGTCGGCGTCGTGGCCTCTCGTCCGCGATGAGTTTGTGCGGCGAACCCGGTCTGCATCGGTGACGGAAGTTCACGCGTGGATAACGACGATATGGAAAGGGCGATGTCGTGACAACGAAGTCCTCGAGGAGTGGGTACCTGCCGATCAACGGACTCCACCTGTACTACGAGGTGTACGGAGAACTGGGGACATCGACGCCGCCCCTGCTGTTGATTCCCGGCGCGTTCATGGCGACCGACTCGATGACGGCGTGGGTGGCGGCTTTCGAGGCATCGCGGCCTGTGATCATCTTCGATCAGCAGGGCCACGGCCGCACTGCGGATACCGCCCGTGCGATGTCCTACGAGCAGTTCGCCGACGACGCTGCGGCGCTGTTACGCGCACTGGAGGTGCCGCGCGCCGACGTGATGGGGTATTCGCAGGGCGGCGGGGTGGCACTGCAACTCGCTGTTCGGCACCCGGCGATGGTGAGCAAGTTGGTCTCGATGTCGGCGACCTTTCGTCAAGACGGCTGGCATCCCTCGGTTTACGAGTCCATCGCGAGCATGGGCGCCGATGCGTGGTCGGGCACCCCGGTCGAACAGGCATTCTTGGAGCACACGCCCGATCCCGCGGCGTTTGGCGCCTACCTCGAAAAGATGAAGGTGCTCAACATCGACGACCAGCACATCAGCGACGAGGAGATGCGGTCCATCCCGGCGAAGACCATGGTGATAATCGGCGACGCCGACGGCGTTCGTCTCGAGCACGCGCTGGCCATGTTCGAACTGCGCGGTGGCGGTGATGTGGACGCGGCCGCCACCGGCATGCTGCGCCGGTCCCCGCCCGCACGGTTGGTGGTGCTGCCGGCCATTTCCCACATCGGCCTGGCGGGGGAGTCCGAGGTCCTGGCCCCCATGGTCACTGCGTTTCTCGACGACGTGGCACCGACGACCCCGGAATTGTTCTGACCCGCGGGTCAACGCCCCGCGCCGCGGCCGGCCCTATCGATGCCCGAGGGCGTCCAGCGTGCGCCGAACCGTCTCCGCGATCGCCTCGTTGTAGGGCCCGGCCTCGGGCTGATCGTCGAGGGAGCGGGTCAGCACCACCAGGACGATTCGCTGCCCCTTCGGGCCGAGGAGCAGTCCGGCGTCGTTGGTGGTGCCGTAGTCGCCACCCCCGGTCTTGTCGGCGCTCGTCCAGCCCGCGGGCAGCCCGGCCCGAAATCGCTTGTCCGAGGTGATGTTCGCCTTCATCCAGGCCAGCAGTTGTTCGCGGGAGGCCTCGGCAAGGGCGGTGCCGGTCAGCACTTCGCGGTAGCCGAGCGCCAGGGCGCCCGGGGTGGTCGTGTCGCGAGGATCCCCGGGCAGCGCCGAGTTGAGTTCGGTTTCCCACCGGTCCAGCCGGGTGCGGTCATCGCCGACGCTGCGCGCGAACTCGGTGATCGCCGGCGGTCCGCCGATGGCCCGCAGCAGCAGATTGCCCGCGGTGTTGTCGGATTCCATCAGCGCCGCCGCGCACAGGTCGGCCAGCGACATCGACTGCCCGACCTTGGTTCCGGTCACCGGGGCGTGGGTGACGATGTCGGACTCGGTGATCGGTGTCTGCGTGTCGAGGTGCAGTCGGCCCTGTTCGGTCAGCTGCAACACGCGGGCTGCGGCGTAGGTCTTGAACGTCGAGCACATGGCGAACCGTTGATCGGCCCGGTGCGCCAACGATTTCCCGGAGGCGAGGTCGACGGCGGTCATGCCGATGCGGGCCCCGTACCGATCCTCGAGGCCGGCGAGGTCCAGCGGTCCGGTGGGCTGGGGGAGCGGAACGGCGCCTGCCTGGCGACAGCCCACCAACGCCGCGGCGGCCGCGAGCCCGATCAGGGCTTGGCGGCGAGTCAGGTGTGTGGTCATGCGAGGTACCCAAACACGGCGCCGGTGGCCTCGCCAGGTTCGCCGCGCGGTGTGGCCCATAGTGGTTGCGAATCGGCGCAGGCAGCGAGGGGTTGTTCCGCGGGCGCATCGCCACGGTCGTGTTGCCTCGCCCGTGCGCGTCGTGTTGATTGGACGGCGTGGATTTGATCCGGCATCTGCGGTACTTCGTGGCGGTGGCCGAGCATCGCCATTTCGGCAAGGCGGCCGACAGTCTCGGCATGACGCAGCCGCCGATCTCGCAGGGCTTGCGGCGCCTGGAGAACCACCTCGGGCTGCAGCTCGTCGAGCGCGGACCGGCCGGGGCCACGCTGACCGAGGCCGGTGCCGCGCTGCTGCCACGGGCACGGTTGATCGTCGACGACTCGACCCGGCTGCTGTCCGAGGCCGCGCAGCTCTTCGGTGGACTGCAGGGGGTGCGCTGGGGTGCGATCCCGCAGCTCGACGACGAGATCCTGGCGCGGTGCGTACGCGCGCTGCGGGGCGCGTCGGACTCGGCCGAGGTGCCGGTGGCGACCGTGACCAAGGGCACCGCGGCGCTGCTGGCCGATCTGCGCCGCGGCGACCTCGACATCGCGGTGGTGGCGCACCCCGCGGTGATCGCCGAGCTGAGCGCCGGACCGGTGCTCACCTTGGATCGAAAAGTGGTTCTGCCCATCGGTAGTCGTGCCGCGGAGGCGAAGAATCCGCGGGCGCAGATGCTGCGCGGGCTGGCGCTGGCCTGCGCGCCGCGCGGGGACAACCCGCCCGCCCATGATGTGCTGCTGGATGCCCTGCGGCGGCGCGGCCTCGACCCGGCGGTGCACCCGGCCTCGACCCATCGCGAGGTCAGTGCCGCGGTCGCGGCGGGGCAGTGCTTCGGCGTGGCGACGACGACGGCGGCGGTCCACGCCGGGACCGTGCACCGTCGCATGCTGGTCGAGGACGTGGCCCTGCGGGTGCGCATCGTTGCCGCTCCCGGCCGCGACCTCGCGGAGCTGATCTACGCGCTGGATCGGGAACTGTTGCGGGTCGGGCCATGACCGAGGTGGTCGACCGGATCAACGACGTCTTCGTCGACGCCGGCTGCCAGGGCTGGCTGCGGGCCCAGCCGATCGGGCGGGACGCTCCGGTGGTCGACGTCGGCGGGACGGAACCGGTGGTGGCCGCCTCGGTGTACAAGGTGATCGTGCTGGTGGCGCTGGCACGGGCCTTCGATGCCGGTCAGCTCGACCCCCGTGCCAGCGTCCGGGTGGTGCCGGCGGACTGCACACCCGGGCCCACCGGGCTGAGCCTGTTCAGCGATCCGGTGACGCTGTCGTGGTGGGATCTGGCGCGGCTGATGATCACGCTGTCGGACAATGCCGCCTCGGACGTGATCCTCGGCGCCCTCGGCCTGGCGGCGGTCGAGGCCGTGATCGAGGATCTCGGCCTCACCTGCACCCGAGTCGTCGGGGGCACCGCGGCCCTGCAGCGGCAGATCATCCACGATTCGGGGGCGCTGACGCTGCCCGAGGCCGTCGGACTGTTGGCCAGCAACAACACCATTCACGACAGCGCCGCGTTCGATCCGGCCTACACGACCGCCACCAGCGGGGCGGACATCATCGCGGTGCTCAACGGGATCTGGACCGGCACGGTCGCCACCCCGGACACCTGTTCGACCATGAGAGCCATTTTGGCCCAACAGATCTGGCCGCACCGGATCCGCTCGGGGTTCCCGTTCGCCGATGTGATGGTCGCCGGCAAGACCGGGACAATCGGGCCCATCCGCAACGAGGCGGCCGTGGTGGAGATGCCCGGCGAGACGCCCATCGCGGTCGCGGTCTTCACTCGGGCCGCCCGCTCGGATGTCTTCCTACCCGTCGTGGACGCCGCGATCGGCCGCGCCGCCCATCTCGCGGTCACCGAACTGCGGGCCTGGCTGGATTGAGGGTCAATCGCCCAGGGCCGCACAGACTTTCCGCAGCAGCCCGGCCAGTGTCTGGCGCTCGTCGTCGGTCAGTCCGGCGATCAGGCGTTGCTCGTCGGCGAGCCGGCGCGGCATCTGATCGTCGATGATGGCGCGCCCGGCGTCGGTCGGCGCCAGCAGGACGACGCGTCCGTCGCGCTCCGACTTCTGCCGGACCACCAGCTCCCGTTTGACCAGGGCGTCGGCGATCTTGGTGATCGAGGCCCCACTGAGCATGGTGGTCAGGACGACCTCGCTGGCGCGCAGCGGTCGCCCCGCCCGCACCAGCGCGCTGAGCACGGTGAACTCCGAACGGTTGATGCCGTGCCGCTCCAGGCTGACGTCGAGGCGATGATTGCAGATCGAGGAGATGCGATGCACCCGGCCCACCACGTCGATGGGGGAGGTGTCGAGGTGCGGACACGCCTCGGACCACTCCTGACGGACGCGGTCGACGGTGTCGGGAACGGGCGCCACGTCGGCGGTGCTGGTCATGCGGCAAGAATAGCCCTATTTACTTCATTAGTAAAATAGTGGTAAAGTATCGCCCAATGTTCGCGTCTACTCTCACTCGCCACCTCAGCCACGGTTTCTCCGCGCTGGGGCATGCCGTCACGCCGCGCGGTCTGCGCGGCGTCCTCGATGTCGACTTCGGGCGGGCCGGTCTGGCCGTGCCGTTGCGGGTCGGTGTCGCGGTCGCGGTGGTGTTCATCATCGGTGGGGTGACGGGCCAGCACGCCGTGGCCGGATTCGCGGCGCTGGGCGCTCTGATCTCCGCGTTCTGCCGCCCGGACCCGTACCCGGTGCGCGCCGGCCGCCTTGCCGTCCTGGGGACGGGCATCACCGCGTCGATCGGCATCGGCGCGGTCCTGGGCGCCACCGGCAGCAACGTATTCCTCGTGACCGCGGTGGTTTCCGTCCTGGCCGGCGCCGCGGCGTACTTGGTGTGGGCGCTGCACATCGTCGGCCCCGGCGCGGTGGTGTTCGTGTTCGGCGCCGCGGGCGCGCAGGTCTTCGCCAAGGATGCCGGCGATGTGGTTCTTTCGGTCGCGGTGACGGCTGGGGGAGCGCTGATCGGCATGCTTGCCGCGCTGGCGCCGTGGTTGTACGGGTTGGCGCGCGACCGGTTCACCCGCACACACCGCGTGGCCGAGTCCGGCGTGGCCCGGCGGGAGCCGATCTGGGTCACCCTGCGCCGCGCCCCGCACCGGTCCCTGTTCGCGCGGGGTGTGCGCATCACCATCGCGGGGGCGCTGGGTGCGGCCATCGCGATGGCGCTGGGCTTCGAACATCCGATGTGGGCCCTCATGGGTGCCGTGGCCGCGATGCAGGGCGTCGGCTATCACGTCACGGTGCACCGCGGTGTGCAGCGGTTGCTCGGCAACGTCGCCGGCGCGGTCCTGGCCGCGATCCTGCTCGCCCTGCCGCTGGGGTACTGGGGCGCGGTCGTCGCCATCGTCATCTTCCAAATCCTCGCCGAGATCGCCTCGACGGTGAACTACGCGCTGTGCTCGGTGGCAGTGACGCCGATGGCGTTGTTGCTGACCAGCCTTGGTGCGGGCCTGGCGCCGGCGGCCGCCATCGACCGGGTGCTCGACACCGCGGTGGGAATCGTGGTGGGCATCGTCGTCGCCGCGGTGACGATCACCGGGGTCGACGCCGAGGCCGTGGCGCGCAGGCCCGCTCAGTAGTCCCAGACCGTCGGCACGCAGCGGAACGCGTCGCCGGCGGTGGCCACCCGGCAGACCGACGGGAACGGCAGGTGCGTGGCCACCAACGACTCCCCGGAGGCCGCCACCTCCCGCAGCAACTCGACTCGCACGCGTGCCGACTCCGTCGGATCGTGCTCGAAACCGTTGTGCCACTCGGGATTCTCGAACCCCGGGGCGAACACCGCGTCACCGGCGAACGTCAGCGCCTCGCCGCCGGAGGCCACCCGCACGATGCTGTGACCCGGGGTGTGGCCGCCGGTGCGGCTGAGGAGCACGCCCGGGGCCACCTCGTACTCGGTCTCGAAAGTTCGTAGCAGGCCGTGGTATTCGTCCAGGAACTGCGCCGCGACGCGCCGAAGCACGTTCGGGATGGGCTGCGGCATGGTGGTGTCGGTGAAGTCGGGTGCCGTCCAGAACTCGGCCTCGGCGGCCGCGAGGTGCACCCGCAGGTCCGGCCGCAGCCGGTCCTTGACACCCTCGGTGAGCAGCCCGCCGACGTGGTCCATGTGCAGGTGGGTGAGCACCACATCCGTCACCGCCGCGAGGTCGATCCCGGCGGCCTCGAGCCGGTGCGCGGTCTGACCGGCGCGTGGGAAGTCCGGGAACTCCAGTCCCAGCCCGGCGTCGACGAGGATCGTGCGCTCTCCGCTGCGGACCACCACGACGTTCAGCGGCCAGTCGACCACCTCCGGCGGCAGGAAGTTGTCGCCGAGCCAGCCCGCCAGCTCGTTCGGCTCGACGTTGGTGGCCAACGTCGAGGCCGTGATCGGCAAGACTCCGTCGCTGATCACCAGCACCTCGATGTCCCCGACCTGTTGTGCATACCGCGACGGCACCAACTCGTCGATCCCGGGAATGCTGTCCACGCTCATGGTTGTGCTCCTCGCCTGCGCGCCCCGATCCGAGGCGTCGTGAAATGACTGTCATTGCGGTGGAACGCCCCGCACGGCGCAGACTCATCCGCCGCGGCGAAACTCCGGTGCGGAGGTGCACGCCCGACCCGTCATTGCTTCGGCTATCGTTCCGGGGCGACCAACATCTCAGGGAGGAAGATTCAATGGAGCCAGCGCAGGAACTGACAGCCCGCCAGAAGCTGAAGATGGGGGCTCAGGCTGCCGGTGCGTTCGCTCGTAACCCGAAGGCTTTGGTCGCTCTGGTGAAATATCAGCTCGCTCAACGCAAGCAGGCCAAGAACCCTGCCGCGCAGCCGGCCCCCGAGACCGCGCCCGAGGCTTAGCCCCGGACACGCTTCAGGCGAGCAACCGCCGCACCGACTCCGGCAGCGGCCCCGGCGTGGCCTCCAGCGGCTGACCGTAGGAGGGTGCGACGGGAATCACTCCCGTCCACCCGGGGTTCTCGGGCGGGCCGGGCGGACCGCTGCGCTGCTTGGCGATCCAGTTGTCCTCGGTGATGGCCAGTGCGAGCAGCAGCGTCTGCGCAATCTCCTTGGCGGTGTGGGGCGGGCACTCCGCCGACCGGCCGGGCAGCAGCGCATCGGTGAAGCTGTCGAGCGCGGACCCTGCGTCGTCCGCGCTCGCGGTCACACAGACGCCTCGGACCACCGCCGAGCGGTAGTTCGCCGAATGGTCGAACGCCCGGTCGGCGATCACCAGGCCGTCGAGCAGGAACGCGCTGACCGCCACCTTGGCGCCGGTCGCGGCGTGGCGCAGCGCGCCCGCGCCCGTCGACCCGTGCAGCAGAAGCTGGTCGCCGACGCGCGCCACCAGAATCGGTACCGACCAGGGTTCGTCGTCGACGACGGTCGCGAGCGTGGCGACCTGGCAGTGGTCGAACACCTCGTCGAGCAGGCGTCGGTCACCGCCGCGGTCGGGCTTGCGCGTCAGGGCACTCAGGTCGGCCATGTCGACAAGTCAACGCAGCCGACCCGTCGTCGGCAACTGAATTCAGCGGGTCAGTAGTTCTGGCAGCTGTAGGCCACCGAGTTGATCACCGAGGTGTAGCCGTCGAGCTGGGGGAAGCCGGCGATCTGGTTGAGCGCCGCGCGCCGCTCGTCCGGGCCGGAGTTCAGCAGGTTCTGGATCCAGCTGACGGCCATGGGGCTGGCTTCGAGTTCGGCGGCCACCTGCGGCGAGGTCGCGTGCAGCGCGCTGCTGACCTGCGGATAGGTACACGTCGAATTCACGATGGCTTCCACATCGGGCGCCGCCGACGCGACGGCCGCGCCGCCGAACAGGAACGCAGCGGCCGCAACACCGGTCGTGACGAAAAACTTGGTCTTCATATCTCCACCTTCTACAGCAGGGGTCAGACGCACCCGCGCACCGGGAAATGGTCGGCGAATACGCTAACAGCTCCGCTGGGCCCGAGGGTGCGCTCGCTACCGAGGCCCAGCACTGGTCGCACAGTAAGGCTTTCGACGGCGGCACGGAAAACGTTACGGGAGGCCGCGGCCGCCGGCGCGGCGCTCGAAAGGCGGGACCGTGCGCCGGGCCCTACGATGACCGCGTGGGCCAGATCCTCGCCGTGGCGCGCGACGCCACGCACCGTTTCAGCAAACCGACTCTCGACAGCATCACGCTGCTCGCGGGACTCGGGGTCGAGGGCGACGCGCATGCGGGGACCACGGTGAAGCACCGTTCGCGGGTGCGCCGCGACCCCACCCAGCCCAACCTGCGTCAGGTGCACCTGATCCACGCCGAACTCTTCGACTACGCCGCCGAGCATGGGTACCGGGTCAGTCCGGGCGATCTCGGCGAGAACGTCACCACGAGCGGCGTGGACCTGCTGGGCCTGTCGCGGGGCACGCGCCTGCAACTCGGCGACGAGGCCGTCGTCGAGGTGACCGGGCTGCGCAACCCGTGCAACCAGATCAACGGACTGCACGACGGGCTCATGCAGAAGTTCATCGAGGTGGATGCGACCGGCAAGACGGTGCGCCTTGCGGGCGTGATGTCGGTCGTGGTCGCGGGAGGCGTTGTGCGTCGCGGCGATTCGGTCCGGGTCCTGCCGGTCGACGGGGCTCACGTGCCGCTCGACGTGGTGTGAGCCGCGGTCACCGGTAACCGAGGCGGATGTCCTCGACGATGCGGGGCCGATCCAACGTAGAGGGCTCCAAGGTGCGCGGCGCCTGATCGTCCGCGAACACGGTGGCGGCGTCGAGCACCTGCTGGTCGAGGAATCGCAGTGCTGGGGCCTCCGCCGGCACGGTGGGCGTGGGCGGGTCGGCACCGCGTCGCGCCAGGACAAAACCCCAGTCACCGAAGGTGGGCACATGCACGTGGTACGGCGTCGCGGCGAAGCCGGCGGACTCGATCGTCGAGAACGTGCGCCAGTACGCCGTCGGCGTCGAGTACGGGCTGCCCGCCTGGACGACCAAGCGCCCGTTCGGGGCCAGCGCGCGCGTCACGAGCGCGTAGAACTCGGTCGAATACAGTCGGCCCAGGACGGGGGTGTCGGGATCCGGGAGGTCGACGATCACCGCGTCGAAGCCACCCGAGGGGTGCACGTCGGGGTGCGGGGCGCGCAGCCACGCCATCGCGTCGTCGACCACCACGTCGACCCGGGGATCCGCCAGCGCGTTGCCGTTGACCTCGCGCAGCGTGGTGCGCGCCAGGTCGATGACCGCCGGGTCGAGTTCGACCTGCACGATCCTGTCGATGCCGGGGAACCGGAGCAGTTCGCGCGCCGCCAGGCCGTCGCCCCCACCCAGCACGAGCACCGACCGCGGTGATTCGCTGAGCGCCGGATAGACCAGGCTTTCGGTGTAGCGGTGTTCGTCGCGGGTCGAGAACTGCAGTCCGCCATCGAGATACAGCCGCAGGTCGTCACCGCGGCGAGTCACCACGATCTCCTGATACGCGGAGCGCTCGTAGGCGACGATGGGGTCGGCGTAGAGCCGCTGTCGGGTCGTCGTCTCGAGGCCGTCGGCACGCACCAGCAGCGTTGCCAGCAGGCCCAGCGCCGCGGCGAGCACGCCCAGTGCCGCCGCCAGCTCGCGTGCACTGATGATGTGGCGCAGCAGGAAGACCGCCACGATGGCCGCGGCCACCAGGTTGATCATCCCGGTGACCGCGGCGCCGCGGATCATGCCGAGTTGCGGCAACAGGAGAAACGGCCAGAGCAGCCCGCCGATCAGCGCGCCGAGGTAATCGGCGGCGTTGAGGTTGGCGAGTACCCGGCCGGTGTCGGTGGCGCCGGCCGTGCGACCACGCTGCAGCAACGTCATGAGCAGGGGCACCTCGGCCCCGACCAGGCAGCCGATGACGGCGGTGCCCACGACCAGCACCCACAACGAACCACCGATGAACACGTAGGTGAGGTACAGCGCCGCCGCCGATAGGCCACCGATGACGCCGAGCAGGGTTTCGACGGCGATGAAGGTGATCGCCGCCCGGCCCAACAGTGGCTTGACGAGCAACGCGCCCACACCGAGGGCCGCGACGTAGCCGGCCACGATCAGCGAGGTGGCGACGATGCCGCCGCCGTGGATGTTCGCCGAGAGGGTCAGCAGCGCGAGTTCGTAGATCAGCCCGCATGCCGCGCAAGCCGCCACGGCCGCGAGCAGCAGGGCCCGCCAGCGCCTCGTCGGCTGGACCGGGTCGGCCGCGGCTTCCTGCTCGGTGCTCACCGACGAGCCTGGGTCACGACAGCGCGGCGGCGTTGACCGCGCCCACCGCGATCAGCGCCACCGCCGTGGCGATTGCCGCCGGATGGAGCCGCTCGTCGGTGATGAGGTCACGGAACCGGCCGGGTACGACGACTTCGAGCACCACCAGTGCGACACCCTGCAGGACGACGCCGACGATTCCGTACACGGCGGCGTCGACGAGTCCCTGGCCGAGATCACTCGAACTGGCGATGATGGCGGTGGCGACGACGAGGGCCAGCGCCACATACATTCCGGAGGCGACGGCGACCGCGTTCGGACGGCGCTCGACGAACACCAGCTGACGCAGATTGCCTGGCGTCAACACGTCGACCATCACGAAGCCGGCCACCAGCACACCGACGCCGACGAGGAAGTAGAGGACCGCCGCGACCACGTTCTGGGCGAGGTAATCACCGCTGATGGTGCCGAACTCGATGGCGGCGATGTGCATGGGATCTCCTTCGACTAGGTGGGTGTCCGGTGCGGGTGTCACTTTCCTCCGCCCGGGCCGCCCGGGCTACCGCCCGATCCGCCCGCAGGAGCACCTGGGTAGAAACCGGGGCCCAGGAAGATGAATGCGCCTCCGCTGTAGTTGCTGCCGCGGACGTCTTCGACCCGGATCGTGCACGGCCGGTCGTTGTCGGGGCCGACGATCACGATGTCGTCGTCGAAGCGCAGGTACTCGACGTCGCGATCGGTGGCCCTGGCCTCGGGGCGCTGATAGTCGGCGAGCCGGTCGGCCACTTCGCTGGGCGACCCGGTGCATTCGTAACTCGAGGCTTCGGCGCCATGCGAGTACGCGGGGTAATTCTCCGCCACGTGCGTTCGAATATCCTTGGCCGCCAGCGACATTCCCAACAGCAGGCAGACCAGGCCGCCGATCGCCAGCGCGCCGGCGAGGAGGTACAGGCCGCCCTTGCTCATGGCGCCCACCGGCTGGCGGTGTACACCACGGTGCCGCCGGCCCCGGGCTGTGGATACAGGTGCCAGGTTTGCCACCGCCAGCCCGCACCGTCCGGTTGGGCGCACAGCGCGGTGAGCGCCGCGTCGTCGCCGGGGAACGCGCCGCCGAGCCACTCGGGATCGCGCGCGCAGTACTCGCGCAGCTGCCTTGCGAGTTGGCGGAACGTCGGCTCATCCTGGGTACTCATGTGCGATTCGAGCTGGTAGCCGGGGGCTTCGGCGCGTTCCGGCAGGTCGCCGCCGTGGCGGTGGGCTGTGCAGGAAACCTGTTCGGAGAAGCAGGCTTTGGGGCTCTCCACCGTGACGACGTGGGACGCGCCCAGCACGCCGAGTTGCAACGCGCCACCGTCGGGGTGGCGGATGCGCCACGTTGCCAGCGTGGGTGGGGCGGGGGCGTTGAGTGCCAGCCCAAGGCCCGCGCCGCTGACGTCGGTCGGCGACACGGCGAGTTCGTGGAGCGGCAACAGCAATCCTAGGCGTCGGCGGGGGGTGCGGGGTAGACGGTCAGTTCACCGGGCGTCACCGCGCGGCCGAGCGACACCTCCCACGCCATTTCGGGGGCCCATCGCTCGAAGCCGAGGAACGTGGTCTGCGCGCCGTCGGCGTAGTCGACATAGTCCATGTCGCCGCCGGCCGGCAGGCCCGTCGTGCCTTCGGTGGTGTAGGAGGCCCGCCCGCGTTCGGTCTCGTTGAACGTCACGCCGTCGGCCGTATGGGTCCCGCCCGGTTGCAGTGCCAGATCCTTGCGTCGCGTCCACATCGCCAACTCGAGGCGGCCCTCATCTTCCTCGACACTGAACCAGATCGGTTCGCCGTCGCCGCCCTCCAACAGGTGCTCCCACCAGACGAACGGTCCCTCGCGCATCGTGACCGATCCGCGGACGACGTAATCGATGCCGCGGTAGCTGACGATGGCGCCGGGGCCCAGCTGGCGCGGCCCGAACGTCGGCATGGTGGCGAACTTCAACGGATCTTGGCGCTCGGCCCGCTGCCGAGGCTCGTGAGGACGCTGCCGCGCTTTGGCGAACACGACGATCGCGGCGATGAAGAAGCCGATAGCCAGCAGTATCAGCAGCGTTTCCACGCGGCCCCTTCCCTGCGGTGTGCCGGTGATGCGGTGGTTGGTCTAGTACCGACGGTAACAGCGCGCGTGGGGACTGCTGCAATCGTCGAGTCGGCTCTCTCGGACGCGGGGCGTGGCCGCTGGCCATGTTTGTCCGAATCGGTCTCCGGGCATGAACGGGGAGGGGATCATCGAAACCTCGGGATGGGGGGGACGGGTGGGCGGCAACGAACGGTCCGGTTGGGATCCGAAGTTCATCGAACAGGTCGGCAAGTGGGTCAGACCTGCCGTGCGGACGTGGTTCCGCGCCGAGGTGCGCGGCATCGAACGCATCCCGGCCGGCGGCCCGGTGTTGTTGGTGGCCAATCATTCGGGCGGCATGATCACCCCCGACGGCCTGGTGTTCGCACCCGCGTTCTACGGACATTTCGGCTACGACCGACCGTTGCACAGCCTCGCGCATTACGGCGTGGTGATGGGGCCGCTGTCGCTGGTGATGAATCG
It encodes the following:
- a CDS encoding alpha/beta fold hydrolase, encoding MTTKSSRSGYLPINGLHLYYEVYGELGTSTPPLLLIPGAFMATDSMTAWVAAFEASRPVIIFDQQGHGRTADTARAMSYEQFADDAAALLRALEVPRADVMGYSQGGGVALQLAVRHPAMVSKLVSMSATFRQDGWHPSVYESIASMGADAWSGTPVEQAFLEHTPDPAAFGAYLEKMKVLNIDDQHISDEEMRSIPAKTMVIIGDADGVRLEHALAMFELRGGGDVDAAATGMLRRSPPARLVVLPAISHIGLAGESEVLAPMVTAFLDDVAPTTPELF
- the bla gene encoding class A beta-lactamase, translated to MTTHLTRRQALIGLAAAAALVGCRQAGAVPLPQPTGPLDLAGLEDRYGARIGMTAVDLASGKSLAHRADQRFAMCSTFKTYAAARVLQLTEQGRLHLDTQTPITESDIVTHAPVTGTKVGQSMSLADLCAAALMESDNTAGNLLLRAIGGPPAITEFARSVGDDRTRLDRWETELNSALPGDPRDTTTPGALALGYREVLTGTALAEASREQLLAWMKANITSDKRFRAGLPAGWTSADKTGGGDYGTTNDAGLLLGPKGQRIVLVVLTRSLDDQPEAGPYNEAIAETVRRTLDALGHR
- a CDS encoding LysR family transcriptional regulator — translated: MDLIRHLRYFVAVAEHRHFGKAADSLGMTQPPISQGLRRLENHLGLQLVERGPAGATLTEAGAALLPRARLIVDDSTRLLSEAAQLFGGLQGVRWGAIPQLDDEILARCVRALRGASDSAEVPVATVTKGTAALLADLRRGDLDIAVVAHPAVIAELSAGPVLTLDRKVVLPIGSRAAEAKNPRAQMLRGLALACAPRGDNPPAHDVLLDALRRRGLDPAVHPASTHREVSAAVAAGQCFGVATTTAAVHAGTVHRRMLVEDVALRVRIVAAPGRDLAELIYALDRELLRVGP
- a CDS encoding serine hydrolase yields the protein MTEVVDRINDVFVDAGCQGWLRAQPIGRDAPVVDVGGTEPVVAASVYKVIVLVALARAFDAGQLDPRASVRVVPADCTPGPTGLSLFSDPVTLSWWDLARLMITLSDNAASDVILGALGLAAVEAVIEDLGLTCTRVVGGTAALQRQIIHDSGALTLPEAVGLLASNNTIHDSAAFDPAYTTATSGADIIAVLNGIWTGTVATPDTCSTMRAILAQQIWPHRIRSGFPFADVMVAGKTGTIGPIRNEAAVVEMPGETPIAVAVFTRAARSDVFLPVVDAAIGRAAHLAVTELRAWLD
- a CDS encoding MarR family winged helix-turn-helix transcriptional regulator, which encodes MTSTADVAPVPDTVDRVRQEWSEACPHLDTSPIDVVGRVHRISSICNHRLDVSLERHGINRSEFTVLSALVRAGRPLRASEVVLTTMLSGASITKIADALVKRELVVRQKSERDGRVVLLAPTDAGRAIIDDQMPRRLADEQRLIAGLTDDERQTLAGLLRKVCAALGD
- a CDS encoding FUSC family protein; its protein translation is MFASTLTRHLSHGFSALGHAVTPRGLRGVLDVDFGRAGLAVPLRVGVAVAVVFIIGGVTGQHAVAGFAALGALISAFCRPDPYPVRAGRLAVLGTGITASIGIGAVLGATGSNVFLVTAVVSVLAGAAAYLVWALHIVGPGAVVFVFGAAGAQVFAKDAGDVVLSVAVTAGGALIGMLAALAPWLYGLARDRFTRTHRVAESGVARREPIWVTLRRAPHRSLFARGVRITIAGALGAAIAMALGFEHPMWALMGAVAAMQGVGYHVTVHRGVQRLLGNVAGAVLAAILLALPLGYWGAVVAIVIFQILAEIASTVNYALCSVAVTPMALLLTSLGAGLAPAAAIDRVLDTAVGIVVGIVVAAVTITGVDAEAVARRPAQ
- a CDS encoding MBL fold metallo-hydrolase, with product MSVDSIPGIDELVPSRYAQQVGDIEVLVISDGVLPITASTLATNVEPNELAGWLGDNFLPPEVVDWPLNVVVVRSGERTILVDAGLGLEFPDFPRAGQTAHRLEAAGIDLAAVTDVVLTHLHMDHVGGLLTEGVKDRLRPDLRVHLAAAEAEFWTAPDFTDTTMPQPIPNVLRRVAAQFLDEYHGLLRTFETEYEVAPGVLLSRTGGHTPGHSIVRVASGGEALTFAGDAVFAPGFENPEWHNGFEHDPTESARVRVELLREVAASGESLVATHLPFPSVCRVATAGDAFRCVPTVWDY
- a CDS encoding pyridoxamine 5'-phosphate oxidase family protein, coding for MADLSALTRKPDRGGDRRLLDEVFDHCQVATLATVVDDEPWSVPILVARVGDQLLLHGSTGAGALRHAATGAKVAVSAFLLDGLVIADRAFDHSANYRSAVVRGVCVTASADDAGSALDSFTDALLPGRSAECPPHTAKEIAQTLLLALAITEDNWIAKQRSGPPGPPENPGWTGVIPVAPSYGQPLEATPGPLPESVRRLLA
- a CDS encoding hemophore-related protein, producing MKTKFFVTTGVAAAAFLFGGAAVASAAPDVEAIVNSTCTYPQVSSALHATSPQVAAELEASPMAVSWIQNLLNSGPDERRAALNQIAGFPQLDGYTSVINSVAYSCQNY
- a CDS encoding MOSC domain-containing protein, which codes for MGQILAVARDATHRFSKPTLDSITLLAGLGVEGDAHAGTTVKHRSRVRRDPTQPNLRQVHLIHAELFDYAAEHGYRVSPGDLGENVTTSGVDLLGLSRGTRLQLGDEAVVEVTGLRNPCNQINGLHDGLMQKFIEVDATGKTVRLAGVMSVVVAGGVVRRGDSVRVLPVDGAHVPLDVV